One Bythopirellula goksoeyrii genomic window, ACATCGCTTCCATTAAGAGAAAACCCAAGGCTTTGATTTGTAGTTGCAGGTATGGAACCCGCTCCGGCTGGAATGACTATCTGGGCGACCTGAGTACCGGAAAGATCTATCGGGTTTGCCAAGACGTCGGCAACTTCGTAGATCGTCATTGTGTAGCCACCATCGGTTCCACCTGAATTCACCTTTTGCGATACCCAAATACCTCTGACGTCAAAACTCACTGCGCTTTGGAAAGTCTGGCGAAGGAGACGATCAGCTGTTACACCACGTCCAGCAGAACCAGAAATACCTCGGCCATTCGGATCTACGGTAAACACTTCAGCACCAGTTGGCGGAACAACATCGGCGGTCGGGATGACATCCGCACGGCTCCTGGCCGAAATCAAAGCTACCGAAAAAACCAGAAGAGCAGCAACTGCGACTAAACGACTCAATAGCAACATTAGTTCTACCTCCAAAAAAACAAGTCAGTAAATTCCAAGTTGAGTTGACACAAATCAAGCACTTTATTCCGCCCCGCCCTGTTTCAATTCTGAGCAATTTCAATCGATAACTGAGTGCTTTACCAATCGGACACTTTATCGCACAGGGAAAAATAAAGCCTGCTATCTTACGTGACCACAGAAAAATGTTCTGTGCGAAATGATTAGTGCCAACCTGAAAAGCAATTGAGAAAAGACGATAGTCGTTGGAGTTATCGCCAACTCCACAGCAGCTTAAACATAATCCTTTGCGATTGCCATCTGTTTTGGGCTGCGCAGAACAGTTTGCGCAAAATAGGACCAAAGTTGCAATGGCTCGGAGATCAGAAAAGTATCGATGTAGTGAAATTGCAAAAAACATGTCTATGACGAAGTCGCGAACTTCTCATCTTAACCAAATGATCTTATTTCCTGAGATTCACAGTGACTTCTGTCATAACATGCGGTTTGATGGCGAAACGCAAATGAGCGACACTTTGTCGTACCACACAATTCAAAATCTCCCTGTTATACAGGTTTGGAGAAAGCTCACATGCAGTATGCGAACATTAGTCCAACTACACGCCTGCGAGCCGTCAAAAAGCAGTTCATTCGACATGCCAAGTTCATGGCAAGTATTGAGTCCATGGCTTGCTAGCGATATCGGTGAATTCCTAAGGCAATCATGCAATAACAGCAGGCCATTCCCACAGTTCTTGGCTCAGGCACTGCAGCGCCAGGGACCAAGCTTGGCGTGTAATGTGCTTTCCATTGTCGGAAGTCGAATAGGTCAACTATTCCATCTCCGGTCAGGTCTCCAAAGACCCGATCGACCACAACATCATTGAAATTAGTGACGATGATCTGGAAGTCGTCCAAATCGATTCGCAGGTCTCCGTTGACATCTCCCGGTAGCAATCCCACTTCAAAAGCGGTCTCAAACGCTCCAAGATCGGGCGCATTGCCTTCAAATGGTTTGCCAATATCGATGCCGGCGTCGATCAAGCCACTTCCAGCAGCAAGCTTCAAGAAATTAAGCTCAGGCAAGCTGCCATCGGCCGAACGTGGACCATCCACACCTTGAGATACCAGGCTCAGAAAGTCAGCAGCTGAAGCCGCGAAACCAGAATTCCAAGTGTTGAAATCATCGTCAATCAAAGCGTGATTGGCATTGAAAAGATTGTTTCCGTTGGCATAAGAAATGTTGTTACGCAAGTAGTGTACCGCAGGCCAGTTCTCTGGTTCCACATCGTTGAGCAGGTCAAATCCCCTTGGATTATCGAAAGCCGTATTGTTCAACCAATCGATGCCGCCGGGATGGTGATTGGCATAGAAGCCTTGCACCCGATTGTCAAAGGACACATTGTTGCTAACGATGTTTCGAGGAACGTTCTCAGGGGCGGGGAAATTGTCGGGATTCAGCAGGAAACCGCCTGCCTTGATTCCCGCACCATTGCCTGCTGGAGTGTTGGTATCCGGTTGAAAGCCATTGTGCCAGGCCCACGAGTCCTCGATCACCACTAGCCCACGAGAATTGATGAAGTCATAGCCGTCGTCGCTGTTGTCCCAAGCGCGGTTCCCGATAAAGACGTTTCCATCGTCATCGCTATGGCTCCCAAACCCGTCGGCATTTTCACCGCCCCGGTCGGGGTCGTAATTGTGATGTGAATCGGAGTTCAGTACCAAATTGTTGCCGCCATTTGCAATAAACAATCCTGGTCCCTCGTTGTGGTGGAGGTTGAGTTGTTCAAAGACGTTGAAGTCGCCTCCAGCGCCTTCAACTCGGATCGCCCAGGACTCATTGACATTAGTGATCACTTGCTGAACTCCACGCAATTCCAATCCTTTGAAGTGAAGATAATCAGCTACCACGCTAAACCCGCGAATTCGTTCGACGGGCTGGTAATTAAAGAAGTCGAATACCGGCGTTTCTCCTGGGAATGCCCAGTAGTTGATGCGATTCCCAGGCGTTCCGCTCTTGTCGAATAAGACGGCATTAGCACTGGCACCTGCGCCGGCCGCATACTCATAAGTGCCACCGCGAATCCAAACAGTATCGCCAGGCGAGGCTTCCTGCTGACCACGAGCAATTGAGGCAAACGGCGCCGCAAGTGTGCCGGTGTTATTGTCGTTTCCTGTCGGTGAAACATAGAATTCACTCGCCACTCCCTGGCTAATTGCGAGTAACCCTACAAAGAGCACGAACGTACCGCGCTGAAAATACATGCCCATAATGTGTTCCGATCGTTAGAAACAAATGCAGAAGAATGCTCCTGTGTCATCGACTATAGATGGCGATTGTGAACCTGGCAACTTTTACATGCATTAACGACATGCAAGAGACAACAATACATTGGCTGCAAAATGCAGACAATGAGTCCTTGGTTGCAACGAAACTGACTATGTGATACCTAACAGTCAATCGAAGCAAACTAAGAATCGAGTTGAAACATGAACTGATCATCTTGGGAGCTCTTGCGATTGTAGATCCCACGGGCTAAAACTCTTTGCCAACGGCATCGAAATTAACTTGCTGAAGTTGGAAAAGATATGAGCAATGCTTTCGGACAATCCGCCACGTTGTTGTTTCCTCGCGACATCACTTGCTTGTTAGCCCTTCTTCTCGGTTTTATTGCTCACTTCTGGACCAATTCCGAATCTGCCCGTGCACAGGCGATCGACCGTCGCGCACTTGTTGAGCGGCATAACATGCAATTTGACCGATACCTTCCCCGATCGCCTGCCTCTTTGGGCAACGGGGAATTTGCCTTTAATTTCGACATTACCGGCTTGCAATCGTTCCCTAGCAGGGAACCCGGCACAATTCCTCTTGGCACGATGGCCCAGTGGGGATGGCACTCCTTTCCCGAGAGTCGAAAGTTTTGCTACGAAGAAACGCTCCGCGACTACAACGTGCATGGCCGGCAGGTCAGCTATGCAACCGATATGCAAAGTGATGCTGCGAAAGCGATTCGAGCTAACCCTCATCGATTCAACCTTGCCCGCGTCGCACTCCGTTTGATGCGTTCAGACAATACCAGGGCGACAATTGAAGATCTTGACGATACGAGGCAAACGGTTTTTCTCTGGTCGGGAGAAGCGATCAGCCAGTTTACGTTCGAGAGTCAACCGGTGCACGTTCATACGGTGGTCCATCCAGAGAAGGATATCCTCGCCGTCTCGATCGACTCACCACTTGTAGCCACGGGACAGATTGCTGTTGAAGTAAGCTTTGCCTATCCAGCAGGCGTATGGGGACCTCAAGTTGACGATTGGAATTTGCCGGAAAATCACCAGACGACATATGTAGAGGCTGAAGGTCATATCTCACTATCGCGTACGCTTGACGATACTCGGTACCAAGTAGAAATCCTCACCAACGGTACCCTGCTGCAAGAAGCGACACCCCATACTTGTGCAATCGGAAGCCCTCCCGACGATACCTTGGAAGTGGCTTTGCATTTTACTCAGAATAGCAACCAAGAGTCCCAGATGCCTAGTTTCGCGCAAGTCCGAGCGGAGTCGGCGGAGTCATGGGCAGCCCTTTGGTCGAGCGGAGGAGCAATTGACCTGTCGGGCAGTAATGATCCCCGCTGGCGTGAGCTGGAGCGGCGTATCGTCCTCTCGCAGTTTCTGACCGCTTCACACTGCGCCGGATCGATGCCTCCCCAAGAGACGGGATTGGTCTGCAATAGTTGGTTTGGCAAGAGCCATCTGGAAATGCACTGGTGGCATGCAGCTCATTTTCCCTTGTGGGGTCGTGGTGAACTATTGGAGCGTAGCCTTGATTGGTATCAGCAGATCCTTCCCGCAGCGAAGAACATAGCCCAACGGCAAGGCTATGCTGGTGTCCGCTGGCCAAAAATGACCGGCCCCGCGGGCATCAGCAGTCCTAGCGAAGTTGGTGAACTTCTTATTTGGCAACAGCCTCATCCAATTTACTTCGCGGAATTGGCATACCGAGCTCAACCCGACCGTGAGGCGTTGCAGCACTATCAGGAAATCGTCGAACAGACCGCTAGGTTCATGGCCGACTATGCCTATTTCGACGAAGCTACTCAGCGCTATGTCTTGGGGCCTGTGTTGGTCCCAGCCCAGGAATGCTATGACGGCCGAACTCCTCCAGGAGTGCTTAACCCAACTTTTGAACTCGCTTATTGGCGGTGGGGACTGGAAACCGCCAACCAATGGCGCGAGCGTCTCGGTCTAGAAAGTGATCCCCACTGGGCGGACGTGGCTCAGCGAATCGCCAAGCCGCATATTCAGAACGGAACTTATTCTGCAATTGAGTCACCTCCTTTCCTGCGCCGCCACGACCATCCTTCAATGCTCGCATCTTGGGGCGTGCTTCCCGACGTGGGTCTGGTAGATCCTGCAGTCATGCGGCGTACGATGAAGAATGTTGTGGATGACTGGCAGTGGGATGAAACGTGGGGATGGGATTATCCTATGATGGCGATGACCGCAGCCCGGCTTGGTAACCGGAAACAGGCGGTTGATCTTCTTCTATTTGACACACCCAAGAACGAATATCTGCCTAACGGGCATTGCCGGCAGGAGGACCGGTTGCCGGTCTACTTACCTGCCAATGGCGGATTGCTGGCGGCGGTTGCCATGATGGCAGCAGGCTGGGATGGTGTTGAGTCAACGGACCAATCCCCTGGTTTTCCAAACGATG contains:
- a CDS encoding PEP-CTERM sorting domain-containing protein, with amino-acid sequence MLLLSRLVAVAALLVFSVALISARSRADVIPTADVVPPTGAEVFTVDPNGRGISGSAGRGVTADRLLRQTFQSAVSFDVRGIWVSQKVNSGGTDGGYTMTIYEVADVLANPIDLSGTQVAQIVIPAGAGSIPATTNQSLGFSLNGSDVFTLAARGDLANGDATGYAFEISNSDGITEIGVIGHTNHADDDYYAPGVFYTESGSISGPRRDAGVGLSSVPFVPEPTSLVLLSIAGSLAVLRRQSQLLSTQIQH
- a CDS encoding right-handed parallel beta-helix repeat-containing protein — protein: MGMYFQRGTFVLFVGLLAISQGVASEFYVSPTGNDNNTGTLAAPFASIARGQQEASPGDTVWIRGGTYEYAAGAGASANAVLFDKSGTPGNRINYWAFPGETPVFDFFNYQPVERIRGFSVVADYLHFKGLELRGVQQVITNVNESWAIRVEGAGGDFNVFEQLNLHHNEGPGLFIANGGNNLVLNSDSHHNYDPDRGGENADGFGSHSDDDGNVFIGNRAWDNSDDGYDFINSRGLVVIEDSWAWHNGFQPDTNTPAGNGAGIKAGGFLLNPDNFPAPENVPRNIVSNNVSFDNRVQGFYANHHPGGIDWLNNTAFDNPRGFDLLNDVEPENWPAVHYLRNNISYANGNNLFNANHALIDDDFNTWNSGFAASAADFLSLVSQGVDGPRSADGSLPELNFLKLAAGSGLIDAGIDIGKPFEGNAPDLGAFETAFEVGLLPGDVNGDLRIDLDDFQIIVTNFNDVVVDRVFGDLTGDGIVDLFDFRQWKAHYTPSLVPGAAVPEPRTVGMACCYCMIALGIHRYR